Within Flavobacterium pisciphilum, the genomic segment CAAATTATGGAAGGATGCATTTATGTCGCTTCGAATGTAAAAAAACCGGGAAGAGTCCAGCATGTTGGTGGACCAGGAAAGATTTTTGTTGGTGGAGAAAAAGAAAACAAATGGGTAATAGACCTATTAACAGCAGGAGGATTAGACATTACTTATGTTCCTAATATTAATCAGATCCTTTGGAAAAAATACTTATTTGTAGCTCCGGTTGCAGGAATAACATCGGCTTACAAAGTTACTTTTGGACAACTTTTAGAAGATAAAAACCTAATGCGTATTTTAGAAAATATGATGATTGAAATTCAGTCCCTTGCAAGCAAGAATAACATTAGCTTGACAGATGAAGACATTGAAACTTCAAAAGATTTATTGACAAAATTCCCATTTGAATCCAAGTCATCTTTACAATTGGATTTTGAAAACAACAACCAAACCGAAAAGTATTACTTAGTCGATTATGTAATCGAAAACAGCCATAAAAACGGAATCCCAACTCCTTTTTATGATGGCATAAATGAAAAGATTATTTCACAAAGTTACGTGGTATAAACTCAAGATTAGAGTAATTCCTTCAAGGTTATAAAGCCCTTGAAGGAATTAAATAAATTTAAAGGATTCCTCCTTTCGCTTCTCTCATCTAACATTTCACAATTCTCATTTCACTTCCCCCATCTCACCTCTCACATTTCCCCCTAACATCTAACTTTTCACATTTTACCTCTCACATTTCACCCCAACATCTAACTTTTTTCATTCTACATCTCACATTTTCACAAAAAACACCCCATTTTAGGGCTATTTATGGAACGATAAGAAAAAACTATGAAAGAAACATTTTTTAATTCTAAAATTCGTCATACATTTGCCTAACGGTGTTAAACAATTTAATACTTTATAAAAATGGCAAGCAAAGATCGAATTTTAAGACAAAAAGAAGAGACCAGAAAAAACATTCTGGATGCTGCCTGTACTATTGTAAAAGAAGATGGATGGCAAGGTCTAGTATGCGAAAAATTGCAGATAAGATTGAATACACTGCTCCAATCATTTATGAATACTTTTCGAACAAAGAAGCAATATTACAAGAATTAACAGGTAGAGGTTTCGTTAAGCTGACAATCGACCTAGAAAAAGCAAAAGCTAAATTTGACAATCCAGAAGAGCAGTTAGAAGCTATGTGGATGGCTTATTGGGATTTTGCATTTACTAATACCGATATGTATCAATTGATGTTTGGAGTACAAATGACTTGCTGTAATGAGCGATGTTCTGCTTCAGAAGCACCATACAAACTATTCGTAGCCGTTATTTCAGAAATAATGAAAGATAGTAAACCATCAGAAGAAGTAATAAAACAAAAATACTTTACATTCTTTTCAGTTATACACGGTTTAATTTCAATCTGATTATCCGTTTATGCACCTGTTATATTCGCAATTACTAGTCTGTCAAAGAGTTTGTCTCCAAAATACCGTCTGTTTAATTTGTAAATAAACTCGTTGAGATACAACTGTAAGTATTTCCTTTTGATTTTATGGTAGTTGCCCAGCAATGTCCGTTTTGCATTACTGATTGCGATATGCACCCATTTGAGTGTTTCCTTGGTGGTTTTGGCGTCTGATTTCTCGGTGACGTGCAATTCCACCAGATCGGAGATGTCAACGTAAGAAGTGCTTTTGTCCGAAAATACGATGGCATCATCCTCCATGCAGTCCCTGACCACGCCGTTGATTCCTTCACTTTGATGGCTATCCAGTACCCTGGCCTTGAAATAACGCACATGCTTCTCCTTTTTGCCCGTTTCGATATCTTCCAACGGGGTGCTTTCGGCCATCACCGCAACGTTCTGCTTTCCCTCGGCTCCCCGGCCACGTGTACCCTTGCCTCGCTCGATTTCCTTACTGGCCACCGAAAAGTAACCCTCATCCAGTTCTATCATCCCTTCCAGTGTATACCTTGCATCCCGGTTGCCCATCGCCCTGCGGAGTTTGTGTACCATCGCCCATACCGGTTCGTAACGCTTCAATCCTAATTGCTTCTGGAGTTCGTTGGTGGAGAATCCCTTTTTTGTGCAACTCATCAGGAACATCGTTTTGTACCACACCAGAAACGGCAGCTTGGAGCTCTCCATGATCGTACCGCTGCGCAACGAGGTGCGGAAACGGCAACCTTTGCATTCATAACTCCATTTACCCTGTAACCAATAATGGGAAGTGCCCCCGCATCGCTTGCAGACAACCCCTTCCTTATCACGCTGCTCCTTGAAATGCAAACGACAATCTTCCTCCGAACCGAAATGAGCCGTAAAACTGAATATGTTCATAATCCCTGCTTTTTGAGCGCTAATATACTAAAAATATTAGGTGTGTTTGCGGAGAATCAGAATTTCAATCAACATTATCAACAAAAGTGAAACATTAGAAAAAATAAACGTACAAATTTTAAAAGATGCCATTGGTGGAATCATAAAATCGATACGTTAAAAAAAATTTAATCCTCACTTAACACTGATAAATAATTTAATGTAGTAATTTTGAACCAAATTTTGTCATCTACCACGGAGTCAAAATTTTTTTTTCCTTTTCTACTTAACACCGATAAATAATTTAATACAGTTTTCAAGTCCAATCCTTATTAGTTAGAATGGAATTGAAATTTTTTCAAAACTTCACTTAACAGTGATAAATAATTTAATACCGATTATAATTCACTTATAACTGGAAGGAATAATTATATGGATTTTTACAACTTATTACTTAACACCGTTAAATAACCTAATGCAATTAAATGTGAATCAAATAAATACAAACCCCAATCCGAATTTAAATAACTCAAATGTTCAACAAATTAAAATCAATGCTAAAATGAAAAAAATATTTTTAACCAGTATCCTGCTTGCCCTAGTTGTAATGGGATGCGCAGATAAGGCTCAAGCACCAGCTCCTGCAGCCCCATTATTACCTGTACTAGCAATTAAAAACAC encodes:
- a CDS encoding TetR/AcrR family transcriptional regulator produces the protein MARSSMRKIADKIEYTAPIIYEYFSNKEAILQELTGRGFVKLTIDLEKAKAKFDNPEEQLEAMWMAYWDFAFTNTDMYQLMFGVQMTCCNERCSASEAPYKLFVAVISEIMKDSKPSEEVIKQKYFTFFSVIHGLISI
- a CDS encoding IS1595-like element ISBbi1 family transposase: MNIFSFTAHFGSEEDCRLHFKEQRDKEGVVCKRCGGTSHYWLQGKWSYECKGCRFRTSLRSGTIMESSKLPFLVWYKTMFLMSCTKKGFSTNELQKQLGLKRYEPVWAMVHKLRRAMGNRDARYTLEGMIELDEGYFSVASKEIERGKGTRGRGAEGKQNVAVMAESTPLEDIETGKKEKHVRYFKARVLDSHQSEGINGVVRDCMEDDAIVFSDKSTSYVDISDLVELHVTEKSDAKTTKETLKWVHIAISNAKRTLLGNYHKIKRKYLQLYLNEFIYKLNRRYFGDKLFDRLVIANITGA
- a CDS encoding ketopantoate reductase family protein, whose amino-acid sequence is MNSDTIKIGILGIGGIGGFVGAPLAKKYKDSATQIIFICRGETKEAIQNEGLLFESKNTTETIFPYLVSDTPAEIGILDVLLITSKSYSISEIVNTYKDCISADTIIITLQNVVNAKEIIRETLPTQGQIMEGCIYVASNVKKPGRVQHVGGPGKIFVGGEKENKWVIDLLTAGGLDITYVPNINQILWKKYLFVAPVAGITSAYKVTFGQLLEDKNLMRILENMMIEIQSLASKNNISLTDEDIETSKDLLTKFPFESKSSLQLDFENNNQTEKYYLVDYVIENSHKNGIPTPFYDGINEKIISQSYVV